A region of candidate division WOR-3 bacterium DNA encodes the following proteins:
- a CDS encoding biopolymer transporter ExbD, protein MNRKYISEINITSLADVSITLLVIFLITSPLLQTGFEVNLPKSKKVEEIKDEEITITIRNDKKIFVGEEEVEFSKLPLYLELLKKKGKKRVFIKADKDLSYGFVMEFVGELREKGFEKLGFIIEPRR, encoded by the coding sequence ATGAATAGAAAATATATTTCAGAAATAAATATAACCTCCCTTGCCGATGTTAGTATAACATTACTTGTTATATTTTTGATAACAAGTCCACTTCTTCAAACAGGTTTTGAGGTAAATTTACCTAAGTCAAAAAAAGTGGAAGAAATAAAGGATGAGGAAATTACAATAACAATAAGGAATGATAAAAAAATATTTGTAGGAGAAGAAGAGGTTGAATTTTCAAAACTCCCTTTATATCTTGAACTTCTTAAAAAGAAGGGTAAAAAAAGAGTTTTTATAAAGGCTGATAAGGATTTATCTTACGGCTTTGTTATGGAGTTTGTTGGTGAGTTAAGAGAAAAGGGTTTTGAAAAACTCGGATTTATAATTGAACCAAGAAGATAA
- the ybgF gene encoding tol-pal system protein YbgF, whose product MQRREYKEIKELKADITYRLEILERKLLSLETRLSDIENSIRKSRSKVIESEEKSRSYEESFLYSQALRDYTLGEYNLAKDEFEEFIRKFPESDLLIDAKYFLGDSYLLLGDREKARLNFEEIVRSYPNSQRSKESLLKLADLEEKEGNIKKAKFYYKEIIKKFPDSEEALRAGERLKFLENE is encoded by the coding sequence TTGCAGAGAAGGGAATATAAGGAAATAAAAGAATTAAAGGCAGATATAACATATAGACTTGAAATTCTTGAAAGGAAGCTCTTATCCCTTGAAACAAGACTTTCTGATATAGAAAACTCTATCAGAAAATCAAGAAGTAAAGTGATTGAAAGTGAGGAAAAATCTCGGTCTTATGAAGAATCCTTTCTTTATTCTCAAGCTTTAAGAGATTATACCCTTGGTGAATATAATTTGGCAAAAGATGAATTTGAGGAGTTTATAAGGAAATTTCCTGAAAGTGATCTTCTTATAGATGCGAAGTATTTTCTTGGTGATTCCTACCTTTTACTCGGTGACAGAGAAAAGGCAAGGTTAAATTTTGAAGAAATTGTTAGAAGCTATCCAAATTCTCAAAGGTCTAAAGAATCTCTTTTGAAACTCGCAGATTTAGAGGAAAAGGAAGGAAATATAAAAAAGGCTAAATTTTATTACAAGGAGATTATAAAAAAGTTTCCTGATTCTGAAGAGGCATTGAGGGCAGGTGAAAGGTTAAAGTTTTTAGAAAATGAGTAA
- a CDS encoding OmpA family protein, with product MTKKFLFLAGAISILFMCAPRKTVKPEPVKEEFPKPVEEVKEEIKEETPQRPPFILETIHFDFDKYDIRPLDAEILKKNAEILKAYPEVNVIIEGHTCDIGTEEYNMGLGEKRAKSARDYLIKLGIDPKRLSTVSYGETRLIDPNNKPINRRAEFKVKE from the coding sequence ATGACAAAGAAATTCTTATTTTTAGCTGGTGCTATATCAATTTTATTTATGTGTGCACCAAGAAAAACGGTTAAGCCTGAACCTGTTAAAGAAGAATTTCCTAAACCGGTTGAAGAAGTAAAAGAAGAAATTAAAGAAGAAACACCTCAAAGACCTCCTTTTATTCTTGAAACAATACATTTTGATTTTGATAAATATGATATTAGACCTCTTGATGCTGAAATTCTTAAAAAGAATGCTGAAATCTTAAAGGCTTATCCTGAGGTTAATGTAATAATTGAAGGACATACCTGTGATATAGGAACTGAGGAATACAATATGGGTCTTGGTGAAAAAAGAGCAAAATCTGCAAGAGATTACCTAATAAAACTTGGAATAGATCCCAAAAGGCTTTCAACCGTCAGTTATGGTGAAACAAGGCTTATAGACCCGAATAATAAACCAATTAACAGAAGAGCTGAATTTAAGGTAAAAGAATAA
- a CDS encoding MotA/TolQ/ExbB proton channel family protein — protein sequence MSNLNLDIIVRGFKTASPFAKLILIILFFLSVISWAIFFKKFFEFLFLKNKTKKFINNLKNYSFKELMEKNPLFLGEEILPSLIFKELKNEANKIKENDEKNNYLSIIFDNIDNIYKREIKKFEKYVPILATITSVSPFLGLLGTVWGIMESFLEIKRTGSAHISVLAPGIADALVTTIAGLLVAIPSLIFHNYFINQIEKYDSLCNNFLAEMKIKFKKYIYFS from the coding sequence ATGAGTAATTTAAATCTTGATATTATTGTAAGGGGATTTAAGACCGCAAGTCCCTTTGCAAAATTAATCCTTATAATACTTTTTTTTCTTTCAGTTATTTCCTGGGCAATATTTTTTAAAAAATTTTTTGAATTTTTATTTTTGAAAAATAAAACAAAAAAATTTATTAATAATTTAAAAAATTATAGTTTTAAAGAGTTAATGGAAAAAAACCCTCTCTTTTTGGGAGAAGAGATTTTACCCTCTTTAATTTTTAAAGAACTTAAAAATGAAGCTAATAAAATTAAAGAAAATGACGAAAAAAATAATTACCTTTCAATTATTTTTGATAACATTGATAATATTTATAAAAGGGAAATAAAAAAATTTGAAAAATATGTCCCAATTTTAGCAACAATAACAAGTGTAAGCCCCTTCCTTGGACTACTTGGAACTGTATGGGGAATTATGGAATCCTTTCTTGAGATAAAGAGAACCGGTTCTGCCCATATAAGTGTTCTTGCTCCTGGAATTGCTGATGCTCTTGTAACAACAATAGCAGGTTTACTTGTTGCTATACCATCACTTATCTTTCACAATTATTTTATAAATCAGATAGAGAAATATGATTCACTATGCAATAATTTTCTTGCTGAGATGAAAATAAAATTTAAAAAATACATATATTTTAGTTAA
- a CDS encoding energy transducer TonB, with amino-acid sequence MEFKEIEGESKFIEKAPEEPQVVEKVKEFKKVSKKKEQKKKVKKESLKELPLKGGGKAKINLDMPYSYYFDILLRKIGENWSYGYVNRDTLRTTIFFVILKDGSIKDIKIEKTSGNTIFDQSAYRAVVLTKKVPPLPIEMNMEFLRVYLEFEVP; translated from the coding sequence ATGGAATTTAAGGAAATAGAAGGTGAAAGTAAATTTATTGAGAAAGCTCCTGAAGAACCTCAGGTTGTTGAAAAAGTAAAAGAATTTAAAAAGGTATCAAAGAAGAAAGAGCAAAAGAAAAAAGTAAAAAAGGAATCTTTGAAAGAACTTCCATTGAAAGGTGGGGGGAAAGCAAAGATAAATTTAGATATGCCTTATTCCTATTATTTTGATATTCTTTTAAGGAAAATAGGTGAAAATTGGAGTTATGGATATGTAAACAGAGATACTTTAAGAACAACAATTTTCTTTGTTATTTTAAAGGATGGAAGTATAAAGGATATAAAGATAGAAAAAACTTCAGGTAACACAATTTTTGACCAATCAGCATACAGAGCAGTTGTTCTGACAAAAAAAGTTCCCCCATTACCTATAGAGATGAATATGGAATTTTTAAGAGTTTATCTTGAATTTGAAGTTCCATGA